In Pseudomonadales bacterium, a single window of DNA contains:
- a CDS encoding YciK family oxidoreductase, producing MTEPRLYQAPPGLLAGRNILVTGAGAGIGRAAALSLAAHGATAVLLGRNQARLEECYDTIVDAGGPEPVIQVLDLKDADDALYRALNEQILEHLGCLHGVLHNAALLGPRTPLEQYPSAKWLEVMSVNLNAPFMLTRALMPALHAAPDASIVFTSSGVGRRGRAYWGAYAVSKAGIEGLCQVLADELANTSTIRVNCINPGATNTAMRREAYPAETPQSNPPPERIMAAYLYLLGPDSIGCTGGSFDAQAR from the coding sequence ATGACCGAACCTCGCCTCTACCAGGCACCACCCGGACTGCTCGCCGGGCGCAACATCCTCGTCACCGGCGCCGGAGCCGGCATCGGACGCGCAGCCGCGCTCAGCCTTGCTGCCCATGGAGCAACCGCAGTCCTGCTCGGACGCAACCAGGCGCGGCTCGAGGAATGCTATGACACGATCGTCGACGCGGGTGGACCGGAACCCGTGATCCAGGTGCTCGACCTGAAGGACGCCGATGACGCGCTGTACCGCGCGCTGAACGAGCAGATCCTTGAGCATCTCGGCTGCCTGCACGGCGTGCTTCACAATGCTGCACTGCTTGGACCGCGCACACCACTCGAACAGTACCCGAGTGCGAAATGGCTCGAGGTCATGTCCGTGAACCTGAATGCACCGTTCATGCTGACACGCGCGCTGATGCCGGCGCTGCACGCCGCCCCTGACGCCTCGATCGTCTTCACGAGCTCCGGCGTCGGTCGCCGCGGGCGGGCGTACTGGGGCGCCTACGCCGTATCCAAAGCCGGCATCGAAGGGCTGTGCCAGGTATTGGCCGACGAGCTGGCCAATACCAGCACGATCCGTGTCAACTGCATCAACCCCGGCGCGACGAACACCGCGATGCGCCGCGAGGCCTATCCGGCGGAAACACCACAAAGCAACCCGCCACCGGAACGGATCATGGCCGCCTACCTGTACCTGCTGGGACCCGACAGCATCGGTTGCACGGGTGGATCGTTCGACGCACAAGCCCGTTGA
- a CDS encoding rRNA pseudouridine synthase encodes MDEGIRLQKALADLGLGSRRQIEAWITAGRVAVNGATASLGQRVDSDDRITVDGKPVRAAQAAPRLPRVIAYSKPEGEICSRRDPEGRPTVFAALPRLRDARWVLVGRLDLNTTGLLLATDSGELANRLMHPGTQIEREYLVRVLGPVDDGLLGRLRAGVLLEDGLAAFDEIRELPGEGSNRWFMVTLREGRNREVRRLWESQGCRVSRLKRVRFGPVALGSRERRGTWRELAEDEVRALCACAGMELPRRPPPAGVTAKRAPRQGRARGTVSAAARVPAPRRRRD; translated from the coding sequence ATGGATGAGGGCATACGACTGCAGAAGGCGCTGGCCGACCTCGGTCTGGGTTCGCGGCGTCAGATCGAAGCCTGGATCACGGCGGGGCGCGTTGCCGTGAACGGTGCGACGGCCAGCCTCGGGCAACGTGTCGACAGCGATGATCGCATCACGGTCGATGGCAAGCCCGTGCGCGCTGCGCAGGCAGCACCCCGGTTGCCGCGCGTCATCGCGTACAGCAAGCCCGAGGGCGAGATCTGCAGCCGGCGCGATCCCGAGGGGAGGCCGACCGTGTTCGCCGCCTTGCCGCGCCTGCGTGATGCACGCTGGGTGCTGGTCGGAAGGCTCGATCTGAATACCACCGGTCTGCTGCTGGCGACGGATTCCGGTGAACTCGCGAACCGGCTGATGCACCCTGGCACGCAGATCGAACGCGAATACCTGGTGCGGGTGCTGGGTCCCGTCGACGATGGGCTGCTTGGACGGTTGCGAGCCGGGGTCCTGCTCGAGGACGGCCTGGCCGCTTTCGACGAGATCCGTGAGCTGCCCGGCGAAGGCAGCAACCGCTGGTTCATGGTCACGCTGCGCGAAGGGCGCAATCGCGAGGTGCGGCGTCTGTGGGAGTCCCAGGGCTGCCGTGTCAGTCGCCTGAAGCGGGTTCGCTTCGGTCCGGTTGCACTCGGTTCACGCGAACGGCGCGGAACCTGGCGCGAGCTTGCGGAGGATGAAGTTCGCGCGTTGTGTGCCTGCGCTGGCATGGAGCTGCCGCGGCGCCCGCCGCCCGCCGGCGTGACGGCAAAGCGCGCACCGCGCCAAGGCCGTGCTCGCGGTACCGTGTCTGCTGCTGCGCGCGTGCCGGCACCGCGTCGGCGTCGGGACTGA
- the scpB gene encoding SMC-Scp complex subunit ScpB, translating into MQLKSIIEGALLAAGRPLTLEELMQLFDLTDRPSEEELRAAVDELAVDCAGRGVELCEVASGYRLQVRRELGQWISRLWEEKPARYSRALLETLAIIAYRQPITRGDIEEVRGVAVNPNIIRTLQEREWVRVVGHRDVPGRPELLATTREFLDQFGLKGLDGLPTLAEIKDIEQVSPEIPLAIEIEVAGTEVNALRRADAGAEPLFDEESVATDEKHDG; encoded by the coding sequence ATGCAGTTGAAGTCGATCATTGAGGGTGCTCTGCTGGCAGCCGGCAGGCCGTTGACGCTCGAGGAGTTGATGCAGCTTTTCGATCTCACGGACCGCCCCTCGGAAGAGGAGTTGCGGGCGGCAGTCGATGAACTTGCGGTGGATTGCGCCGGGCGTGGCGTCGAGCTCTGCGAGGTGGCGAGCGGCTACCGTCTGCAGGTGCGCCGGGAACTGGGCCAGTGGATATCGCGGCTGTGGGAAGAGAAGCCGGCGCGCTACTCGCGTGCGCTGCTGGAAACACTGGCGATCATCGCGTACCGCCAGCCGATCACACGCGGCGATATCGAGGAAGTGCGTGGTGTCGCGGTGAACCCGAACATCATTCGCACGCTGCAGGAGCGCGAGTGGGTGCGCGTCGTGGGCCATCGTGATGTGCCCGGTCGGCCGGAACTGCTGGCGACCACGCGTGAGTTCCTTGATCAGTTCGGTCTCAAGGGGCTCGACGGCCTGCCGACACTCGCCGAAATCAAGGATATCGAACAGGTGAGCCCGGAGATCCCGCTCGCGATCGAGATCGAGGTGGCAGGTACCGAGGTCAACGCCTTGCGCAGGGCAGATGCCGGTGCCGAGCCACTGTTCGACGAAGAGAGCGTTGCTACGGACGAAAAGCACGATGGATGA
- a CDS encoding HAD-IA family hydrolase: MRAVLFDLDGTLLDTAPDFVTAVNHLRAEHDLAALPFAAIRATVSHGARALIKLAFGIGEEDPAFEALRRRLLVLYERRLLVETAPFAGMIPLIAALAAHGVRWGVVTNKPNYLAAPLLAHAPLTPPAAVLICPDHVTRTKPDPEPLLLACTRLGCSANEAIYIGDHARDIEAGRNAGMHTIAASYGYLQPGETVDAWCADYEADSVAAIEHILFTRFLPDRDDRTPP; encoded by the coding sequence CTGCGTGCCGTTCTGTTCGATCTCGATGGCACGCTGCTCGACACAGCGCCCGATTTCGTGACCGCCGTGAACCACCTGCGGGCAGAACACGATCTGGCTGCGCTGCCGTTTGCAGCAATCCGGGCCACCGTGTCGCATGGAGCACGCGCCCTGATCAAGCTTGCGTTCGGCATCGGCGAGGAAGACCCCGCATTCGAAGCGCTGCGCCGGCGCTTGCTCGTGCTGTACGAACGACGACTGCTCGTGGAGACCGCTCCGTTTGCAGGGATGATCCCGCTGATCGCAGCACTGGCAGCCCACGGCGTGCGCTGGGGTGTGGTCACGAACAAGCCGAACTACCTCGCAGCCCCACTGCTCGCGCACGCTCCGCTCACGCCACCGGCGGCGGTACTGATCTGTCCGGATCACGTGACACGCACCAAGCCCGACCCGGAGCCCTTGCTGCTCGCCTGTACACGCCTCGGCTGCAGCGCAAACGAAGCTATCTATATTGGCGATCACGCACGCGACATCGAAGCCGGGCGCAACGCGGGCATGCACACGATTGCCGCCAGCTACGGCTACCTGCAACCCGGGGAGACGGTCGATGCCTGGTGCGCCGACTACGAAGCTGACTCCGTGGCCGCGATCGAGCACATCCTCTTCACCCGATTCCTTCCCGACCGGGACGACAGGACACCGCCATGA
- a CDS encoding GGDEF domain-containing protein, which translates to MASADILEFPRPGTEIPPQRGTAPIEHPLTPPELQLAHTLHGHLDLVSLLERFLAEVRRAQPLEGICYSPPDSGECFVAGRTSAARLRSRLYFAGEYLGQLEAQVHGELHSPLGVLLAPLASPLRNALHHHRVKLLARKDSLTGLGNRMALDSALETELARAQRFGQAFSLLIADIDHFKQINDTLGHGFGDQVIRAVAGQVHRCLRPYDQAFRYGGEEFVVILSQTGLGKAMQVAERLRKRIRQRCSVDTTSGRVTVSIGVGEIRDGESIDRLFDRTDRALYQAKRDGRNRSLAAS; encoded by the coding sequence ATGGCCAGCGCCGACATCCTCGAGTTTCCACGTCCCGGAACCGAAATCCCACCACAGCGCGGCACAGCACCGATCGAGCACCCGTTGACCCCGCCAGAACTGCAATTGGCGCACACACTGCACGGACATCTCGATCTCGTGAGCCTGCTGGAGCGCTTTCTCGCCGAAGTACGGCGCGCACAGCCGCTCGAAGGCATCTGCTACTCACCACCGGACTCCGGTGAATGCTTCGTCGCCGGACGCACCAGCGCGGCACGCCTGCGTTCGCGTCTGTACTTCGCTGGGGAGTACCTCGGACAGCTCGAGGCACAGGTGCACGGCGAACTGCACTCCCCGCTCGGCGTGCTGCTCGCTCCGCTGGCCTCGCCGCTACGCAATGCGCTGCACCACCATCGCGTGAAGCTGCTCGCACGCAAGGATTCACTGACCGGCCTCGGTAACCGCATGGCGCTCGATTCGGCGCTGGAAACCGAGCTTGCACGAGCACAACGCTTCGGACAGGCGTTCTCGCTGCTGATCGCCGATATCGACCACTTCAAGCAGATCAACGACACGCTGGGCCACGGCTTCGGTGACCAGGTGATTCGAGCCGTCGCAGGCCAGGTGCACCGCTGCCTGCGCCCCTACGACCAGGCCTTCCGCTACGGTGGCGAGGAGTTCGTGGTGATACTCAGCCAGACCGGCCTCGGCAAGGCGATGCAGGTCGCCGAGCGGTTGCGCAAACGCATCCGCCAGCGCTGCTCCGTCGATACCACCAGCGGGCGCGTCACGGTCAGCATCGGCGTTGGTGAGATCCGCGACGGCGAAAGCATAGACAGGCTGTTCGATCGCACCGACCGCGCGTTGTACCAGGCGAAGCGGGACGGCCGCAACCGCAGCCTTGCGGCAAGCTGA
- the ubiG gene encoding bifunctional 2-polyprenyl-6-hydroxyphenol methylase/3-demethylubiquinol 3-O-methyltransferase UbiG, translating to MNEQHPTRNVDQAEIAKFEALASRWWDRAGDFRPLHLMNPLRANWIDARAPVAGRRVLDVGCGGGILSEALAQRGAEVTGIDMGEAPLAVARLHLVESGLVIDYRHASAEELANEVPASFDIVTCMEVLEHVPDPASLVRACAQLVHPGGHLFFATINRNPKSYVFAILGAEHILKLLPKGTHDYARFIRPSELAGWARAAGLTLGEVEGMLYNPITRTFSLGRDVDVNYLLHAQKPE from the coding sequence ATGAACGAACAGCACCCGACGCGCAACGTGGATCAGGCGGAAATCGCCAAGTTCGAAGCCCTCGCCAGCCGCTGGTGGGATCGTGCGGGCGACTTCCGCCCGCTGCACCTGATGAATCCGCTGCGCGCGAACTGGATCGATGCACGTGCGCCCGTGGCGGGGCGGCGCGTGCTCGACGTAGGCTGTGGTGGCGGCATCCTCAGCGAGGCACTCGCGCAGCGCGGTGCCGAAGTCACCGGCATCGACATGGGCGAGGCACCGCTGGCGGTGGCCCGCCTGCACCTCGTCGAGTCAGGGCTCGTCATCGACTACCGGCACGCAAGCGCCGAGGAGCTCGCCAACGAAGTTCCCGCCAGCTTCGATATCGTCACCTGCATGGAGGTACTGGAGCACGTACCGGACCCTGCATCGCTGGTGCGCGCCTGCGCGCAACTGGTGCACCCCGGCGGGCACCTGTTCTTCGCCACGATCAACCGCAACCCCAAGAGCTACGTGTTTGCGATTCTCGGTGCCGAACACATCCTGAAACTGTTGCCCAAAGGTACGCACGACTACGCACGCTTCATCCGGCCCTCGGAGCTCGCTGGCTGGGCACGCGCCGCAGGACTCACCCTTGGCGAGGTCGAAGGCATGCTCTACAACCCGATCACGCGCACGTTCAGCCTCGGGCGCGATGTCGACGTGAACTACCTGCTGCACGCGCAGAAGCCCGAGTGA
- a CDS encoding segregation/condensation protein A → MWRAQATGAAVEQPDTEESQREAGAGEQQELPLAFVHGKPLTVLPRDLYIPPEALEVFLEAFEGPLDLLLYLIRRQNLDILEINVAEITEQYMRYVELMDAMQFELAAEYLVMSAMLAEIKSRMLLPRQGGVADEEADPRADLIRRLQEYEQFKQAAEDLDALPRLERDVFVAQVERPDTRRERPQPHVELRELLLAFAEVMRRAAMTVSHHVQMERLSTRERMAEILGRLQAPQFVPFISLFRFDEGRMGVVVTFLAVMELIKESLIELVQPQPFGPIHVKPRGQDAVEVDH, encoded by the coding sequence ATGTGGCGCGCCCAAGCGACGGGAGCCGCAGTGGAGCAGCCAGACACAGAGGAATCCCAGCGTGAAGCAGGGGCGGGCGAACAGCAGGAGCTGCCACTTGCCTTCGTGCACGGCAAGCCGCTCACCGTGCTGCCGCGTGACCTCTATATTCCGCCGGAGGCGCTGGAAGTATTTCTGGAGGCCTTCGAGGGCCCTCTCGACCTGCTGCTGTATCTGATCCGGCGCCAGAATCTCGATATCCTGGAAATCAACGTCGCCGAAATCACCGAACAGTACATGCGCTACGTCGAACTGATGGACGCGATGCAATTCGAGCTTGCCGCCGAATACCTCGTGATGTCGGCGATGCTGGCCGAGATCAAGTCGCGCATGCTGCTGCCGCGCCAGGGTGGTGTGGCCGACGAAGAGGCCGATCCGCGAGCAGACCTGATTCGTCGCCTGCAGGAGTACGAGCAGTTCAAGCAGGCGGCCGAGGATCTGGATGCGCTGCCGCGGCTCGAGCGCGACGTGTTCGTGGCGCAGGTGGAGCGTCCCGATACGCGTCGCGAACGCCCGCAGCCGCACGTGGAGTTACGCGAACTGCTGCTCGCGTTCGCCGAAGTGATGCGGCGCGCGGCGATGACCGTCAGCCATCACGTGCAGATGGAGCGCCTGTCGACCCGCGAGCGGATGGCCGAGATCCTGGGGCGTCTGCAGGCGCCCCAGTTCGTGCCGTTCATCAGCCTGTTCCGTTTCGACGAGGGACGCATGGGCGTGGTGGTGACCTTTCTTGCGGTCATGGAGCTGATCAAGGAGTCGCTGATCGAACTCGTGCAGCCGCAGCCGTTCGGACCCATTCATGTGAAGCCTCGGGGGCAGGATGCAGTTGAAGTCGATCATTGA